In Collibacillus ludicampi, one genomic interval encodes:
- a CDS encoding DNA polymerase IV has protein sequence MKNRRILLCDMNSFYASVEQARDPSLRGKPVIVAGNPETRNGIVLAVSKEAKAYGVKTAMVLAEALGRCPQAIVVRPHMQLYIDVSVHIMSIAQQFTDLVEVYSIDELFIDPTGTERLWGDAWEVARQFRQAVMDTVGIRCSIGIGPNKLVAKVCADVEAKKAPEGIAEWTPDDIPTKMWPLPIRDLFGVGSRMEHNFSRMGILTIGDLAKYPKRHLVKRWGLMGEVYHLSANGIDYSPVTPTTFQNAMKGVGHSITLARDYEDQREIEIVLLELTEEVCRRMRAMKKAGKTVNVYVRDADMIHGFARSFSLPTHTNITMDIYRGVLHVFRKFWYGSSVRAVGMGVTNLADDTEMQLDLFNDKVRKRALGYTMDRIRAKYGSTALMRCASLTKAGILPERASKIGGHYA, from the coding sequence ATGAAGAACAGGCGCATTCTTCTTTGCGATATGAATTCCTTCTATGCCAGTGTCGAACAAGCCCGTGACCCAAGTCTGCGGGGAAAACCGGTGATCGTAGCCGGTAACCCTGAAACGAGAAATGGAATTGTGCTCGCGGTTTCAAAAGAAGCGAAGGCCTACGGGGTAAAGACAGCTATGGTTCTTGCAGAAGCGCTTGGACGATGCCCACAGGCTATTGTTGTGCGTCCGCATATGCAGCTCTACATCGATGTTTCGGTTCATATCATGTCTATCGCCCAACAGTTTACGGATCTCGTGGAGGTCTACTCAATCGACGAGCTCTTTATTGATCCCACGGGAACAGAACGACTTTGGGGTGACGCCTGGGAAGTGGCTCGGCAATTTCGTCAGGCGGTCATGGATACGGTAGGTATACGTTGTAGCATCGGGATCGGCCCGAATAAACTCGTCGCCAAAGTTTGCGCAGACGTAGAAGCGAAGAAAGCTCCGGAAGGGATTGCTGAATGGACGCCCGATGACATTCCGACGAAAATGTGGCCTTTGCCGATTCGCGATCTTTTTGGCGTCGGCAGCCGTATGGAACACAATTTTTCTCGTATGGGAATTTTGACGATTGGTGATCTCGCCAAGTATCCAAAGCGTCACCTGGTCAAGCGGTGGGGCCTCATGGGTGAAGTGTATCACTTGTCCGCAAACGGGATCGACTACTCTCCTGTGACGCCAACGACCTTTCAAAATGCGATGAAAGGCGTGGGACACTCCATTACCCTAGCGCGAGATTATGAGGATCAACGCGAAATCGAGATTGTACTCTTGGAGCTGACTGAGGAAGTCTGTAGACGAATGAGGGCGATGAAAAAAGCAGGAAAGACGGTGAACGTCTACGTGCGGGACGCGGATATGATCCACGGGTTCGCCCGTTCCTTTTCTTTGCCTACCCATACGAACATAACAATGGACATTTACAGAGGGGTTCTCCATGTGTTTCGGAAATTTTGGTATGGTTCGTCCGTTCGTGCCGTTGGAATGGGGGTAACCAACTTAGCGGATGATACTGAAATGCAGCTAGATCTCTTCAACGATAAGGTCAGAAAGCGGGCGCTAGGATACACAATGGATAGAATCCGTGCCAAGTACGGTTCTACTGCTCTGATGCGTTGCGCTTCTCTCACTAAAGCCGGCATTCTTCCTGAAAGAGCTTCGAAAATCGGTGGGCACTATGCGTAA
- a CDS encoding YolD-like family protein, whose product MARRASLAERGNKLWEGSRMILPEHRAAITEYERKQRLLKKPTLDPDKLEEMSRKLSEALQDEKLITIHVFHPEGIERVHVLPKKIDVSTRMLVGLSMLGERTIRIKLDVIIDIEDAFQ is encoded by the coding sequence GTGGCTCGTCGGGCGTCACTTGCGGAACGCGGAAATAAACTTTGGGAAGGTTCTCGCATGATTTTGCCGGAGCATCGGGCGGCGATCACAGAGTATGAGCGAAAGCAGCGTTTGTTGAAAAAGCCGACCCTCGATCCCGATAAATTAGAAGAGATGAGCCGAAAATTATCGGAAGCCCTGCAGGATGAGAAACTTATCACCATTCACGTATTTCATCCGGAAGGAATTGAACGGGTGCATGTCCTTCCTAAGAAAATCGACGTATCTACTCGGATGCTTGTAGGACTCAGTATGCTAGGGGAACGGACTATAAGGATCAAGCTTGACGTCATCATTGATATTGAAGATGCGTTTCAATGA
- a CDS encoding tyrosine-type recombinase/integrase, which translates to MIQKFIEEALRGKSETTIRTYAHALKQFEEWLQGTGADLTSFARSDVQQYIDYLTSKRKSAATINKIWNAIKKYCKWAGKKEAIEDISVVKPVDYKQLAPKALDRLERNRLLREVDRTGNKRDIAIVTTLLMTGLRVSELVALNREDIEISERKGEMRVVGKGNKERIIPLNAEVRRALTKYLEERSDNHPALFLSNRMERISVRSVQRIIEQYGFHAHQLRHTFITGLVRDNQDIAVIQSLSGHSSADMILRYSRPNEEDKIQAVESIYKD; encoded by the coding sequence TTGATTCAGAAGTTTATCGAGGAAGCCTTACGCGGAAAATCCGAGACGACGATCCGTACCTACGCACACGCCCTGAAGCAATTTGAAGAGTGGCTGCAAGGAACCGGGGCCGATCTCACGTCATTCGCTAGGAGTGATGTCCAGCAATACATCGACTACCTGACGAGCAAACGAAAAAGCGCGGCCACGATCAACAAGATCTGGAACGCGATCAAGAAGTATTGCAAGTGGGCCGGTAAAAAGGAAGCGATTGAGGACATCTCTGTGGTGAAACCTGTTGACTACAAGCAATTGGCACCCAAGGCCCTCGACCGCCTGGAACGCAACCGCCTGCTGCGCGAGGTGGACCGTACCGGCAACAAGCGAGACATTGCGATTGTCACCACCCTTTTGATGACCGGGCTTCGTGTCTCCGAATTGGTAGCGCTCAACCGGGAGGATATTGAGATCAGCGAACGAAAAGGCGAAATGCGGGTCGTTGGGAAAGGCAATAAGGAGCGGATCATTCCTTTGAACGCCGAAGTACGCCGAGCACTCACCAAGTATCTGGAGGAACGTTCCGACAACCACCCTGCCCTGTTTCTCAGCAATCGCATGGAACGGATTAGCGTACGATCCGTGCAGCGAATTATCGAGCAATACGGGTTTCATGCGCACCAGTTACGCCATACCTTTATCACGGGGTTGGTACGGGACAATCAGGACATTGCGGTGATTCAGTCGTTAAGCGGACACAGTTCTGCGGATATGATTTTGAGGTACAGTCGCCCGAATGAAGAGGATAAGATTCAGGCGGTGGAGTCGATTTATAAAGACTGA
- a CDS encoding DNA-3-methyladenine glycosylase family protein, translating into MIKLIQKPVLFQIQRERNQLVVSFPMGTPDEETRKATAFYIMNWLDLGRNLEPFYQLADEDPILQNVVHCYKGLRIVGVLDLFEALCWAIMGQQVSLHVAYLLKKRFVEAFGEYVFWEGQNYWVFPTFQTIVKVSVQDLLPLKFTQNKAEYILGVAQLMQEGKLSKDILHQYTDLADIEKHLMAIRGIGRWTANYVIMRCLRHPDAFPITDVGLHNALKHVLQLEHKPSLQEVEEWSKNWGHWKAYATFYLWRTLWNDKYPSA; encoded by the coding sequence GTGATCAAGTTGATTCAAAAACCGGTCCTCTTCCAGATTCAAAGAGAAAGGAATCAACTTGTTGTGTCATTTCCTATGGGTACGCCTGATGAAGAAACTCGTAAAGCAACCGCTTTTTATATCATGAACTGGCTCGATCTCGGTAGAAATCTTGAGCCGTTTTATCAATTGGCTGATGAAGATCCGATTCTACAAAACGTTGTCCATTGTTATAAGGGGCTTCGCATTGTTGGTGTGCTGGATTTGTTTGAGGCCCTCTGTTGGGCTATTATGGGACAACAGGTCAGCCTTCATGTCGCCTATTTATTAAAAAAAAGATTTGTTGAAGCTTTTGGAGAGTATGTATTCTGGGAAGGACAAAATTATTGGGTGTTTCCCACTTTTCAAACTATTGTCAAAGTAAGCGTACAAGACTTACTCCCTCTCAAATTTACACAGAATAAAGCAGAGTATATTCTTGGTGTTGCTCAGCTTATGCAAGAAGGAAAATTGTCTAAAGATATCTTGCATCAATATACAGATTTAGCCGACATTGAAAAGCATTTAATGGCGATCCGGGGGATCGGGCGATGGACAGCCAACTACGTCATCATGAGGTGTTTACGACATCCAGATGCGTTTCCGATTACAGACGTTGGTTTACACAATGCCTTAAAGCATGTTCTTCAACTTGAACACAAACCAAGCCTTCAGGAGGTTGAGGAATGGTCTAAGAATTGGGGTCACTGGAAAGCTTATGCTACCTTTTATCTATGGAGGACGTTATGGAATGATAAATATCCTAGCGCATGA
- the hfq gene encoding RNA chaperone Hfq encodes MANQTVEKETSKKGTKQQQINVQDKILNDLRTSKKKVKIFMINGFQMIGTIEMFDNFTILLINEMGKQQLLYKHAISTIQLG; translated from the coding sequence ATGGCGAACCAAACCGTTGAAAAAGAAACATCTAAAAAAGGAACAAAGCAGCAACAGATCAACGTGCAAGATAAAATTCTGAACGATCTTCGTACTTCAAAAAAGAAGGTCAAAATTTTCATGATAAACGGCTTTCAAATGATAGGTACGATAGAGATGTTCGATAATTTCACGATCTTATTGATAAACGAAATGGGAAAACAACAACTTCTTTATAAACATGCCATCTCGACAATACAGCTCGGATAA
- a CDS encoding DUF2538 family protein, whose product MFFVNEEHERNFDRCLAKWPGSERNPEYLSACYIAAHPEIFKCFDLSKQEHGPFDWYFDYLHDPDDFIQRSNKGETSGKVAPLTELIAW is encoded by the coding sequence ATGTTTTTCGTGAACGAGGAACATGAACGAAATTTTGATAGGTGTCTAGCAAAGTGGCCTGGATCAGAAAGAAATCCGGAGTATCTTTCTGCATGTTATATAGCCGCACACCCAGAAATATTTAAATGTTTTGATCTCTCCAAACAAGAGCATGGGCCATTCGACTGGTATTTCGACTATCTTCATGATCCGGATGATTTTATCCAGCGAAGTAATAAAGGAGAGACGAGCGGTAAGGTCGCTCCATTAACGGAACTCATCGCCTGGTAG
- a CDS encoding non-homologous end joining protein Ku — translation MRSMWKGSISFGLVNIPVSLYKATEDHFTSFRSLHEECRSPIQYKKWCPVCNREISNNEIIRGYEYAPGNYVVLTDDDLEKLPLPTLRTIEILHFTNKDDIDPIYFEKAYYIGPGEFGAKPYKLLHDAMDATGKIAVVKVAFRTSEHLAVIRLHNRGLVLNMIHYPDEVRKEEGVPGITEIDHIAVNEDELEMAKTLIEQISEAFRNDYKSNYEEALKQLIQAKIQNIEIEEPAAPRANNVVDLMESLKMSIERMKSQSDTPETVNEATGTDLGTAIEPSHTVSEKPRRRRKKSNEES, via the coding sequence ATGCGATCGATGTGGAAAGGAAGTATTAGTTTTGGGCTCGTCAATATCCCTGTGAGTTTGTACAAAGCCACGGAAGATCACTTCACAAGTTTCCGCAGTCTACATGAAGAGTGCCGAAGTCCGATCCAATATAAGAAATGGTGTCCCGTATGTAACCGCGAAATCTCAAACAATGAAATCATCCGTGGATACGAATATGCACCGGGAAACTACGTCGTTCTTACGGACGATGATTTGGAAAAATTGCCTTTACCGACCTTGCGGACGATCGAGATCCTGCATTTCACCAATAAAGATGACATTGATCCGATCTACTTCGAAAAAGCGTACTATATCGGGCCTGGCGAGTTTGGGGCGAAGCCATACAAACTCCTTCATGATGCGATGGATGCCACGGGAAAGATAGCAGTCGTGAAGGTAGCATTCCGTACAAGTGAACATTTGGCAGTGATTCGACTCCACAACCGGGGCCTTGTGTTGAATATGATTCATTATCCGGACGAAGTAAGGAAGGAAGAAGGAGTACCGGGGATCACGGAGATCGATCATATAGCGGTCAATGAAGATGAACTTGAGATGGCCAAAACGTTGATTGAGCAGATTAGTGAGGCCTTTCGTAATGACTACAAAAGTAACTATGAGGAAGCTCTTAAGCAGCTGATTCAAGCCAAAATACAGAACATCGAGATCGAGGAACCGGCTGCTCCCCGTGCGAATAACGTTGTTGACCTCATGGAATCGTTAAAAATGAGTATTGAACGAATGAAATCACAATCTGATACGCCAGAAACAGTGAATGAAGCAACGGGGACTGATTTAGGAACGGCTATTGAACCGTCTCACACTGTATCAGAAAAACCAAGACGCAGACGGAAGAAAAGCAATGAGGAATCTTAA
- a CDS encoding ATP-dependent DNA ligase: MLFQPIKPMLASMQKTFDLRNPDYFYELKADGWRCLLHKQGRKIEVFTRHGNRITERFPEFQAAADAIKVNEAIIDCEGVCYRDGRTIFDDFNYRGRLTDPAKIAVASEQMPATLIAFDVLYSIGTDHIKNDLISRKQILQEIIEPSDVITSTLFVDEIGDWLLEWTKQNHWEGIVAKHKRSQYFLDTRSSEWVKIKNFRTIDAVILGYRLKPNFGLIVGLHFPTISYKPVATVEFGFKPEEKEAFLGVAKQIHTFRDRNGVQWVEPLLCCEIQYLERTENHNLRITSFKRFLPNKNPEDCKWVS; the protein is encoded by the coding sequence GTGCTTTTCCAACCAATCAAACCGATGTTAGCTTCCATGCAGAAGACGTTCGATCTCAGAAACCCAGATTACTTTTATGAACTAAAGGCAGATGGATGGAGATGCCTTCTACATAAGCAAGGTCGAAAGATCGAAGTCTTCACCCGGCATGGGAACCGGATTACAGAGAGGTTTCCGGAGTTCCAAGCAGCTGCAGATGCCATCAAGGTTAACGAAGCCATTATTGATTGTGAAGGCGTTTGTTATCGGGACGGACGAACCATCTTTGATGACTTTAATTATCGCGGTCGCTTAACAGATCCGGCTAAAATCGCTGTTGCAAGCGAGCAAATGCCGGCGACATTAATCGCCTTTGATGTCCTCTATTCGATTGGTACGGATCACATAAAAAATGATCTGATCTCACGAAAGCAAATTCTTCAGGAAATCATTGAGCCTAGCGATGTGATCACATCAACCCTTTTTGTCGATGAGATCGGTGATTGGCTCTTGGAATGGACGAAACAAAACCATTGGGAAGGTATTGTAGCGAAACATAAACGATCACAGTATTTTTTGGATACACGAAGCTCAGAGTGGGTTAAAATCAAGAATTTCCGTACGATCGATGCAGTCATATTGGGATACCGTCTAAAACCGAATTTCGGACTCATTGTCGGACTTCATTTTCCAACTATCTCGTATAAGCCGGTTGCCACAGTGGAGTTTGGCTTTAAACCAGAGGAAAAGGAAGCTTTTTTAGGAGTCGCGAAGCAAATACACACATTCAGAGATCGAAATGGTGTTCAATGGGTAGAACCTTTGCTTTGTTGCGAAATTCAGTATTTGGAGCGAACAGAAAATCACAATTTACGGATCACATCTTTTAAAAGATTTCTCCCTAACAAGAACCCGGAAGATTGTAAATGGGTATCTTAA
- a CDS encoding methyl-accepting chemotaxis protein — MKNKIHFSIKNKLILIFLVILLFPSLVIGSLSYKTAESKVSDEILRSANENVALLNHNVDLIIGSKMQDIDLLSRQVSANSIQDDKMKGLLDQYKSLHSEVESIFIGTSDGSFIDSPKLKLPNNFDPRKMLWYQQAMDNKGKVIVTNPFPDPSTNEFVVTIARSIYDGSGVIAVNLKLETLMNAVKTANIGEKGYAFIVDQNKKIVVHPTLKTGSASFKQIDPMFQQESGIFEYMGSDGLTKELFFATNKLTGWKIAGTMYTYEVTDAAKPIYHTTFIVVAISVVLGAILAYYFIRSITLRLKTLINASEKISQGDLTETIDIKSNDELGKLSHSFNSMVESLRSIILGVSDTSSQLAASSEELSASAEQTSQATEHIVYTIQEIATGSEQQAQHTEETAQTVNNLVIDIQQIAANAQNVSESVSQAHSVVQEGHRAIQTTVNEMNVISTIVDKTNQAVKRLSSHSAEIGKIVDIITNIADQTNLLALNAAIEAARAGEQGRGFAVVANEVRLLAEQSAQSAQQISEVILTIQKEINDVIHDSEEGEKEVINGIQNVQKIDESFSQIQQSISNVFNQIQEISASVQQMAAGSEKVVQVMENIKEIAITFASGTQNVSAAAEEQLASMEEISASASTLSKLAIELSQSVERFKM, encoded by the coding sequence GTGAAGAATAAAATTCATTTTAGTATCAAAAACAAATTAATATTAATTTTTTTGGTAATCTTACTCTTTCCTAGCCTTGTAATTGGTTCTTTGTCTTATAAAACAGCAGAATCGAAGGTGAGCGATGAGATATTACGAAGTGCGAACGAAAACGTAGCTCTTCTTAACCATAATGTTGACCTCATTATCGGTTCTAAAATGCAAGATATTGATTTACTATCTCGGCAAGTATCAGCAAACTCTATTCAAGATGATAAGATGAAAGGATTACTAGATCAATATAAGTCCCTTCATTCAGAAGTGGAAAGTATATTCATAGGAACTTCAGATGGATCTTTTATTGATTCTCCTAAATTAAAGTTACCAAATAATTTTGATCCCAGAAAAATGTTATGGTATCAGCAGGCTATGGATAATAAGGGGAAAGTTATAGTTACTAATCCCTTCCCAGATCCTTCTACAAATGAATTCGTCGTCACTATAGCGAGAAGTATTTATGATGGATCTGGCGTCATAGCAGTGAACCTCAAGTTGGAAACGTTGATGAATGCAGTGAAAACTGCGAATATCGGAGAAAAAGGATATGCATTTATTGTAGATCAAAATAAAAAAATTGTTGTTCATCCCACTCTGAAAACCGGATCTGCCTCATTTAAACAAATAGATCCGATGTTTCAACAGGAATCTGGAATATTCGAGTATATGGGTTCCGACGGTCTTACAAAAGAATTATTTTTCGCAACAAATAAACTAACCGGTTGGAAAATTGCGGGTACCATGTATACATATGAAGTCACTGATGCGGCAAAACCAATCTATCATACAACATTTATAGTAGTTGCCATATCTGTAGTTCTGGGCGCAATTTTAGCTTATTATTTCATTCGCTCAATCACCCTCCGGTTGAAAACATTAATCAACGCGTCAGAAAAAATAAGTCAGGGAGACCTAACTGAAACGATAGATATAAAATCCAACGATGAATTAGGCAAATTAAGCCATAGTTTCAATTCTATGGTCGAATCGCTTCGGTCTATTATATTAGGGGTGTCTGATACATCTAGTCAATTGGCGGCTTCATCAGAAGAATTATCCGCAAGTGCAGAACAAACAAGCCAAGCAACGGAGCATATTGTATATACCATACAGGAAATAGCAACAGGATCTGAGCAGCAAGCACAGCATACGGAAGAGACAGCTCAAACAGTGAATAACTTAGTAATAGATATCCAACAAATAGCTGCAAACGCGCAAAATGTTTCTGAATCCGTATCACAGGCTCATTCAGTGGTTCAAGAAGGGCATCGAGCGATCCAAACAACGGTCAATGAAATGAATGTTATCAGTACTATTGTCGATAAGACAAATCAAGCAGTAAAACGTCTCAGTTCTCATTCTGCTGAGATTGGGAAGATTGTAGATATTATTACCAATATAGCTGATCAGACAAATCTTCTTGCATTGAATGCAGCTATTGAAGCAGCAAGAGCCGGTGAACAAGGTCGAGGTTTTGCAGTTGTTGCGAATGAAGTAAGATTATTAGCGGAGCAGTCCGCTCAATCTGCTCAACAAATTTCAGAAGTCATTCTCACAATCCAAAAGGAAATCAACGATGTAATTCATGATAGTGAGGAAGGTGAAAAAGAGGTTATTAACGGGATTCAAAACGTACAGAAGATTGATGAATCGTTTAGTCAGATTCAACAATCTATATCTAATGTGTTCAATCAAATTCAAGAAATATCGGCTTCCGTACAGCAAATGGCAGCAGGTTCAGAAAAGGTTGTTCAAGTAATGGAAAATATAAAAGAAATAGCAATAACATTTGCTTCAGGAACCCAAAATGTATCTGCGGCTGCTGAAGAACAATTAGCCTCAATGGAAGAAATCAGTGCTTCTGCGTCTACATTATCCAAATTAGCAATCGAGTTATCGCAATCAGTCGAAAGGTTTAAAATGTGA
- a CDS encoding AbrB family transcriptional regulator: protein MLERSVRNKIFLLLRTTLLALIGGAIFTFIHIPLSWMLGPLVSTILWSKLTERTLYWPSYLNKIGLAIIGYSIGISFTYPILQQIVLQLPMMLLTTGTMVLFSILMGYVIAKCSEAHMFSGILGSIPGGLIQMVALSHELKETNEAIVTLMQTIRLMSVIFIVPFLVVNRILVHSNVNDSMDLTMISIHNLQLSWIHYAIYFVIVVIGCWGAVKLNLPIPFLLGSMLVTALLVLVNFQAPQLPKWMTYLAQLFIGTTMGLSMNLKFNKNLGLLVLLTGLSSIGLIVLSFLAGKFISFIYPVSLITAFLSTAPGGIAEMGVTAMEVHANLSVISAYQLFRLFFILFIITPFLKWWFQRRSLHEANKG, encoded by the coding sequence ATGTTAGAACGATCTGTCCGAAATAAAATATTCCTGCTTTTACGTACAACGTTGTTAGCACTTATAGGAGGAGCGATATTTACTTTCATACATATACCCTTGTCCTGGATGCTCGGCCCATTAGTATCAACTATTTTATGGAGTAAATTAACAGAACGTACCTTATATTGGCCGTCTTACTTGAATAAGATTGGCTTAGCCATTATCGGCTATTCAATTGGTATTTCTTTTACTTATCCAATCCTACAACAGATCGTCTTACAATTACCAATGATGTTACTCACTACAGGGACAATGGTGCTTTTTAGTATACTCATGGGTTATGTGATCGCAAAATGCTCAGAAGCTCATATGTTTAGTGGAATCCTTGGATCGATACCAGGTGGACTGATCCAAATGGTTGCATTAAGCCATGAATTGAAAGAGACAAATGAAGCAATTGTAACTCTTATGCAAACCATACGTTTAATGTCTGTGATTTTTATCGTTCCGTTTCTCGTAGTCAACAGAATTCTTGTACATTCAAATGTGAATGACAGTATGGATTTGACAATGATATCAATCCATAATCTACAACTTTCATGGATTCATTATGCAATTTACTTCGTAATTGTAGTGATTGGTTGTTGGGGAGCGGTTAAACTTAATCTGCCAATTCCGTTTCTTTTGGGTTCAATGCTTGTCACTGCTTTACTTGTACTTGTAAATTTTCAAGCACCACAACTCCCCAAATGGATGACTTATCTCGCTCAATTATTTATAGGTACAACAATGGGACTATCGATGAATCTGAAATTTAATAAAAATTTGGGGTTATTAGTGTTACTCACCGGATTATCGAGTATTGGATTAATTGTTTTATCATTCTTGGCCGGTAAATTTATATCTTTCATTTATCCCGTTTCTCTTATAACAGCTTTTTTGAGTACTGCACCAGGCGGTATTGCAGAAATGGGAGTCACAGCAATGGAGGTTCATGCAAATTTATCCGTAATCTCGGCTTATCAACTATTTCGATTGTTTTTCATTTTATTTATTATTACCCCTTTTTTGAAGTGGTGGTTTCAGAGGAGAAGTCTTCATGAAGCTAATAAAGGTTAA
- a CDS encoding D-alanine--D-alanine ligase family protein gives MSRFGRYSFFQLPDLMEEIRKHLRIAVVYGGDSSEENAVINKTRNYRSWKSYKTVAYDIQNALRENGFQWVTIFPDDMSLIDNLKKEQIQFVWLNTGGVQGINPMSHTAGILEMLGIPYVGHNPINATLLDNKHIFKHLLHSYGIPTAPFVTWDGSKGDFLPSANEEFQNTFAKYDGPFIVKPVSGRASLHVHYVEKLSDLTVKVKEVYNQTHNLVMIEKYLSGREFCASVYGHVQYKEGQFFKHPDPQVFSVSERVFEPGEMIFTSMDQKQISEKRVTLLNGKKEEKLLSDIVQITQKVYEAFHLSSLIRLDIRADENGNLNILEVNPKPDLKRPADNITSIVCLGLKEMGINYKDLITGILADRIDKLLSNEEVNLFQFHHYKGVSA, from the coding sequence ATGTCAAGATTTGGACGTTATAGTTTTTTTCAGCTTCCTGACCTTATGGAAGAGATACGTAAACATTTACGAATTGCTGTTGTGTACGGTGGGGACAGTAGTGAGGAAAATGCAGTCATTAATAAGACACGGAATTATAGATCATGGAAAAGTTATAAGACAGTAGCATATGATATTCAAAATGCTCTTCGTGAAAATGGATTTCAATGGGTCACTATTTTTCCAGATGATATGTCCCTTATCGATAACCTGAAAAAAGAACAAATACAATTCGTTTGGCTCAACACTGGTGGGGTTCAAGGAATTAACCCAATGTCACATACGGCTGGAATATTAGAAATGTTGGGTATCCCGTATGTTGGACATAATCCAATCAACGCAACTTTATTAGATAATAAACATATATTCAAACATTTATTACATAGTTACGGGATCCCAACCGCTCCATTTGTCACCTGGGATGGTTCGAAAGGAGACTTTCTACCATCTGCCAACGAGGAATTTCAAAATACCTTTGCCAAATATGACGGCCCATTTATTGTTAAACCGGTATCAGGAAGAGCTTCTTTACATGTTCATTACGTTGAAAAACTCAGTGATTTAACAGTGAAAGTAAAAGAAGTATATAATCAAACTCATAATCTTGTCATGATTGAAAAATATTTATCGGGTAGGGAATTTTGCGCCTCTGTATATGGACATGTACAGTATAAAGAGGGTCAATTCTTTAAACATCCAGATCCTCAAGTTTTTTCTGTGTCGGAACGTGTGTTTGAACCAGGGGAAATGATTTTTACTTCTATGGATCAAAAACAAATTAGTGAAAAAAGGGTAACGTTGTTAAATGGAAAGAAAGAAGAAAAACTTCTATCTGATATTGTTCAAATCACACAAAAAGTTTATGAAGCATTCCATTTATCATCTCTGATTCGATTGGATATTAGAGCTGATGAAAATGGAAACTTGAATATACTTGAGGTTAATCCGAAACCGGATTTGAAAAGACCCGCTGATAATATAACCAGTATCGTTTGTCTCGGACTAAAGGAAATGGGGATCAATTATAAAGACTTAATTACTGGTATCTTAGCGGATCGTATAGATAAGTTATTATCCAATGAAGAAGTGAATCTGTTTCAATTTCATCATTATAAAGGTGTATCTGCTTAA
- a CDS encoding replication-relaxation family protein, with product MRLNERDLLILGSLAHFRYMETSQIHELGNYKGKQSYYVCRRRLRELEHEGLILSHRPSAYRQKVFYLTRDGADLVIRHKGLDEGSIRVMRKDNPKIDHYLKIVDVYLNLRHLSLRNPRYQLLSFQTNVTERIYGRERIHPDALSILQVGDKKMGTFWEVDTGEETIRRIIHEKVEKYESLERSGAIQKRFPGAPFFPIVVLTSGKERAFNLERRIKDSQSNKDIRFIIGAHDDDLETLLFGGSQHEAHRMVRSAGNES from the coding sequence TTGAGACTGAACGAGAGAGACCTGCTGATACTTGGATCACTGGCCCATTTCCGCTACATGGAGACCTCACAGATTCATGAACTCGGAAACTATAAAGGGAAGCAATCCTATTACGTATGCAGGCGCAGGCTTCGTGAATTGGAGCATGAAGGGTTGATTCTCTCGCATCGTCCGTCCGCATATCGCCAAAAGGTCTTTTATCTAACGAGGGATGGGGCAGATCTCGTCATTCGTCACAAGGGACTCGATGAAGGTAGTATTCGCGTTATGAGGAAAGATAATCCAAAAATTGATCACTATCTTAAAATCGTGGACGTATATTTGAATCTCAGACACTTATCCTTGCGAAATCCACGCTACCAACTCCTCTCTTTTCAGACCAATGTCACGGAACGGATCTATGGCCGCGAACGCATTCATCCGGATGCCTTGTCCATTCTACAAGTGGGGGATAAAAAGATGGGTACATTTTGGGAAGTGGATACCGGTGAGGAAACCATACGCCGCATCATTCACGAAAAAGTAGAGAAATACGAGTCATTGGAACGATCCGGAGCCATCCAAAAACGATTTCCGGGTGCTCCCTTTTTCCCGATTGTAGTTCTCACATCCGGAAAAGAACGAGCTTTCAATCTCGAAAGACGCATAAAGGACAGTCAATCGAACAAAGACATTCGCTTTATCATTGGAGCCCATGATGACGATCTTGAAACCTTACTGTTTGGGGGAAGCCAACATGAAGCTCATCGTATGGTACGTTCGGCGGGAAACGAAAGCTAA